One part of the Paenibacillus silvisoli genome encodes these proteins:
- a CDS encoding transglutaminase-like domain-containing protein, producing MNLICQSQNLDDYLLESEAIDFSHPDIAALTAELQASSAVQVDFIKRAYEYVRDEIAHSWDIQSNRITCAASEALRHREGICYAKANLLSAVLRKAGIPAGFCYQRLTIGDTPDTGYCIHALNAVYLSDHGKWIRLDARGNKPGIDAAFSLTDERLAFPVREEYDEVDYSTIFISPNPKTTEALKQNSDCKTMYLHGLPENL from the coding sequence ATGAACCTAATCTGCCAATCGCAAAACCTCGACGACTATCTACTAGAGTCAGAGGCAATAGATTTCAGCCACCCCGACATTGCAGCTTTGACGGCCGAGCTGCAAGCTTCGTCCGCGGTCCAAGTAGACTTTATAAAACGCGCGTACGAATATGTCCGCGATGAAATCGCTCATTCGTGGGATATTCAGAGCAATCGAATTACTTGCGCCGCATCCGAAGCGTTGAGGCATAGAGAGGGAATCTGCTACGCCAAAGCCAACCTGCTGAGCGCGGTGCTGAGGAAGGCCGGCATCCCAGCAGGCTTTTGCTACCAACGATTGACGATTGGAGATACGCCCGACACCGGTTACTGCATCCACGCCTTGAACGCGGTTTATCTATCGGATCATGGAAAATGGATCCGGCTGGACGCGAGGGGCAATAAACCGGGGATCGACGCGGCGTTTTCGTTAACGGATGAACGGCTCGCTTTTCCCGTCCGGGAGGAATATGACGAGGTCGATTATTCGACGATTTTCATATCGCCGAACCCGAAGACAACCGAAGCGTTGAAACAAAATTCGGATTGCAAAACCATGTATCTGCACGGTTTGCCCGAAAATTTATAG